Genomic window (Oryza sativa Japonica Group chromosome 3, ASM3414082v1):
GAATTTATAATGTTTTTGCTAAATAATCCATTGTCTACTTTAAATAGTTTATCACTAGATTCGAGTTAAAGATTAAATACTTCTTCTAGTTAGACAACTATTTATCACTAAGTATTTGAACAATATACTGAATCGTTTAGGCATAAAACCATTTAGCATTGAGACATCAATATTCAGTGACCAGCCTAAAAACAAAGGAGTGAACAAAGGAGTTGATGACTGTCTCTAGAAGATAAGAGCTTATAGGTAGGATAGGAATAGTCCATGAATCATATGAACATAACTTGCATAACAACAATAATTCAGCCTATCGATCAAAAAGGGATTTTTGTAAAGATGAAACCATTGTCAATCAAGTGAAAACACTTCTGGAAGAGGGAAAAAAGAGCATTTTCTTCTATTGAGCCCAGCAAACCTTAATAGCAACCCAAATTTAGTTAACTGATAGTCCAGTATGGTAAGATAGATTACCCTCATACTCCACAACACGGCTAATTTGTTATTCCCTGAAAACATAACTTAGTAATATGTCAACTATGAACTATGAACCAATAAGGAAATAACTCTGAAAAATGCATCTGCATAGCATTATAATACTTAATTATAGTCAGGAATGGCACACACAACATGAGCAACACAGGTTTCCATCCAATATTTATTCCCCCGAATTCATGGGTAGCACCCTAAGCATTCGTGTTACAATGCAGAGACAACATGACCAACTGACCAAGACAGTTTTATTGTATAACCGGATGGAGATCGTACATGATTTCACACCATTTGGGCATTAAGTAGAACAGGAAACTAACCAAACACAGCAAGGTCCTTCACAATTCATGAGACATCATAGATTCAGTTACAAATCAGCGCTTCTTCAAGAACCCCTCCGCAAGCTTTAAGTAGTCACCCataccgccgccaccgctctccCCCTCACCGCCTTGCTTCTTCATGAGACCTTGTGCCAGTTTCAGGTAGTCTCCCATGCCGCCCTCCGACCCCTCGCCatgcttctttttcttcttgtcatcttcctcttcctccttacCATACCTCCCTCCCCCATGGCCACTAGGCTTCTTGtacccttcctcttcctcatacctgccaccgccgccaccggagtGCGCGCTAGGCTTCTTCTTGTAGTCATCTTCTTCATACCtcccaccatggcctccaccacTTGAAGCACCATACCCATATCCACCACTAGGCTTCTTGTTGTACTCATCATCCTCCTCATACCTCCCTCCACCATGACCACCACCAGGCTTCTTCTTGTACTCATCCTCATACCTTCCACCACCTCCATATCCACCCGCACCGGCACTCGGCTTCTTCATGtaatcatcttcttcttcctcatacCTCCCCCCACCATAGCCACCCCCACTCGGCTTCTTTCTatattcatcttcttcctcatatcttcctcctccatagccaccaccaccaccactactaggCTTCTTCTTGtaatcatcttcttcctcatacATTCCTCCTCcatagccaccaccaccactagtaGGCTTCTTCTTGTAATTATCTTCTTCCTCATACCTTCCTCCTCcatagccaccaccaccaccactagtaGGCTTCTTCTTgtaatcttcttcttcttcttcttcgtacCTCCCACCTCCATGACCGGGCTTCTTCTTGTATTTGCCCTCGCCGCCCTCATCCTGgtacttgccgccgccgccggatccggcggaACCCTCCTTGCGGCCGTACTGGTGGAGGTACTCCTCGGCCTTCTCGAGGTAGTTGCCAGCGGGCTTGCCGTCGAGCTTGCCGTACTGGGAGGCGGCGTGGAggagttcggcggcggcgcccgcgacGCGGCCCTTGTCGACCTTCTCCAGGTTGTGGTCCTGGAACACCGACttggccgcctccgccaccagctTGGCGCTCGACGCCAGGTCGCCGCTtccgcccccgcctccgccgccggacgaCGGGCGGTGCTGCTGCGGGGGCGGGCGGCCGCggtggccgtcgccgccgccgtcgtaggAGGCCATTCGCGCGAGCTGggtaagctagctagctttagCTCGGGAtctgaaggagaagaagaaatttCTCGCGATGCCGCGTCAACTGTCAAGTGTGTTATTACACGGTACTCTGCTTTTTGAGGCGAATCAATCCAGTTTCGGTTTCATCAGCTTTCAAGTTGAGGTTAGCGTTGGGTGGACGCATCTGAAACGTCCGATCAAGACACGGACGGTCGCGATGTTCTGTCATCTGTTACACGAGGCCAAATCATACGGAGGCCTTATAGGCTTAGGACTACCtgtacatttgtcgacaaattttctcttaaaaatttattaaatataaatacaatataattatactgtaattacactgtaagtATAGAATaactacactgtaacttacatgtaattacattgtaactatagtataactacactgtaactttagtataactacactgtaactataataattacatttttatttatatgtaattacattgtaactataatataagtGAGATGTACCTTTATAAAACTTATGTTTGGCACTGCTCACGTGAAAGAGGCATTACGAACTCGCAATGTCAATGTCTGTTTGTACGATGCGTGTGGAGGCcatcattcatgcatgcatgtttggcTATGCCCTGCCGCTTTATCTCTGCCCTTCGTCTAACATCTACGCGTGCATGAGCCGCGCCAGTGCCGGTAGCCAGCGGCCATCGAAAGAAACAAATCAAAGCGTCGACGCAAAAGCACGAATCCCGAGGTTCATCAAGCGGTTCAAAAATCGACAAATTCTAAGGAAGAAATTTGTCAACAGATTTATAGCAAAATCATAATGCTttgttttaagaaaaaaaacacacaccatTTACAAGGCCAAATCTATAAGGCTTCGTTGGAATGCAAGAGTTGAAAACTTTTCACCCGTCCACGTAAAACGaaatgattaattactacatcattaattaagtattaattaaaaatatttttaaaatatttaaaaatttaaaacctTGAACGGACTACTATCACGGATTATCTGGTCCACatctataaaatataaaatatagtacTTTCTCAACAAACTTTCTTCCACCACATTGATTAGACTCTATTCTAAgctatttttattaattttgttttgtaaaatatttaatatatcaTTATAATCAAATGGATAATATATGACAATAACCTATCAATAATCTgtttcaaaagagaaaagagtaaaaaaaatatcccaaaggcaaaatattttttttatttttaattttttaattttatgaaTAGACCTTTTTCCAAAAGTATTTTAAAATCTGAACCTTCTGGTGTGGCAAGAGGCTGTCACCGGCATGCCAGCCACGTGTGGTGTGACAAAATTATTTGGCTAGCCAGACGGGCTGGAGTGGCCAAAAGGGGCATTTTTCGGAAATACTTTTTGGAAAGATctattaataaattaaaaactatttttttaaaaaaaaatcaaggcaAAGCCCCAGAGGCAAGACCCAGTCATCTCGCTGTTAGTGGCTCACAAGAGAACAAGTCGGCACCCATCCTTCGATCTTTTCCCATCAGCAGCCTGACTACTCCCAGTCTCCAACCCACTAACCCCATCCTTCTCTCTACGCTGGGCGAGGCCACCACTGAGCGGAGCAGGAGGAAAACCAGCAGGCGAGTTAGAGTTATCGCCATGCTTGGcctccgcggcctcgtcgccgcgtcACCTGTCACCGCGCCGCGGTGTAGGGGGCGGTGCAGTGCCGCGaccgcggcgacgtcggcgccggagaagacggCTGGCCACGTCGGCCGGCTTCCACTGGCCATCGTCccagcggccgccgcctcgctctcACTTGTCCTCTGGTCCAGTCCAGGTACACACCGGCACACAGGCACAGCTGAAGTGACTAGTAACAGCTTGCAAGCAAGCGGTGATAGTGTTAGTGTATacgctactccctccgtttcccaTTTCGTATTGTCGCTTTGACTAGGCaaattattttaagtttgattaattttaataaaaaaaactaataacatttctaacacaaaataagtatattatcgtaatatattcaatgttacatttaatgaaactaatttggtgttatagataTTGCTATTTTTGTCTAAAAATttagtcaaaacgacttataatatagaACATATAGAACAGAGGGAGTGGTAGATAGTTGGATCATGAACTGAAGATGCATGGAACAATGGATGAACACACAAGACACAATTGGCACCGCACAGCCATGCTGATTGTTCTTTCTTTCTGCAGTACATGCTGGCATCATGTCAGGGTTCAAAGGGATGGAATCGGTTCCAGGCCCAGATCTGCCACGAGTGGAGTTCTTGGAAAAATGGAATGGTTAGCAAACTGGCTACTACtctcctatatatatgtatgtatgtatgcatgccATATCTCTCTCGAATCTCGATCGCTGAGAGTTCCTGTAATGTTCCTGCCAATTGTCACTTCTGTTGTGACATGAATTcgctgataaaaaaaaactttctctTAATTTGGTGCTCTCAAGCGGAGAACCAGAAGAAGTACGCCGAGTTCGACTCCAGGTTCAAGTCTTCCCAAGTGCTCAAGGATCTGCTCGAGAAGTCCAAGCAGAACAAACTGAAGTACCCCAATTTTCGCTAGCCCTGTTTCTCTTGAAGCTCTCCTGCAGCCATGTTCTTGCCATGGGTCTCTGAACAATTTATCAAAAAATTGCAGGAATGAGAGGGAGATTCAGGATAAATACTGCCTGCGTGGCGCCGAGTGGGGCGTCGGGGACTGCTCGACGGAGGGGATGTCGGACCAGGAGAAGGAGGATTTCATCGCAGAGCTGAAGAAAAGAACTGGACAAGAGTGAAAAATGTGTAGACCATTTTCCACCATGGTGGAGTTTTGCCACTGCATATATACAGCTTTTGTTGCCAGACCAGTACCACCACTATGTTTAGATCCAGGAATGGCATTTTACTCTTGGTAGCCTGATTAGCACAGGTTCTGTATTGTAGGAAGGAACAAAGTCTGAAACACTCAAAGACAATTccactctttcttttttcttcagaTTCAGTACAGAAATCCGACGATGCATTAGATGTAATCAGACATTTCAGAATGCGCCCACATATGTTAAATAACCTCTCATATGCTTCCTAAAATTTTCGTTTCTTGTCTTACCGTAAGCACTCTGCCTGTTCttctttccttctctttttttgtgGTGGTTCGCCCAAAAGGGAAGTATATATACAACTGCCGGTGGCCTGCAGTTCTGAAAGTTTTTCATCCATCAAGGTTTCAACGAGTGACAGCATATATAAATGAAGCAACCTCAGGAATAAATTATACCATCAGATTACCCAAGGTAAAAGCAAGCACCAGGAATAAACAAGCAGACACCAGAAAAATGAGTACcaactttaatttttttactgaGTCAAAGGATGCTAGAAACAGAACCGTTCAATTTGCTGTTGAGGATTCGCCTAAAATCTAGTACATCTAATGTGAAAAGTTTTGTTGTATGTAAACTAGAGTACACGATCTCTCTTCTACCTGTAGACAAGAGAATATCTCATTCATTCAGTTACATTTGTCCACCAATAATTTTCCATGCTTTTCAAGGTTGAAAAGCCAATCCTTCTCCTTCCTTCAGCATTAATAGTCATCTTTTGACGGTAATATTACAGAGAAGGGTGGCACTCTCAGTTAATCCTCGAGCTTATCCTTTAGGTTAATTCTTCATGAAGATATTCAGGGTTCCAAGTTGTATGGCTTGTTCAGAAATCAGAAGGTTGGTGCTGCCGATATCAGGTAGTGCTATGATAAATCTGATGTATCGTCGGACTGAAGTAAATTCTGGTGAGGCCGCTAAAAGTATTCGGTATCAGCTGCCAGAGCACAATTGCTTTCTGGGTAGCTCATCACCAAACCAACCATAAGCACCGGATTCAATGCGACCAGCCATCAGATTAGGAGATCAGAACGGACTACCTTGAAAGGGAATAAAATACATAAACTTTCAGCTTGATGATAACAAAAAAATATCAGTAAAAGTAATTATCACGAAAGCAATTCATGGAAGCACAAAGAATAATTAATGCAGCCAAAGTTCAAAAACTGAACATAGAGAATAATGAGTAAAAGGCAGGTACTAAAATGGGAAATGCCATTCATGTTATCACCAGATTTTTTGCATCAAAGAGGGTTTGTGTCAATGGAGCGGATGATCAAAGAGGTACTAGTGCATTACATGATATATCCAGAAAAAAACATTATAGTTTGATAGCAAAATATTAGCTGGATAGGTTAAAGTTACATATGGTAATATTAGGAAACAATTTAATTACTCCCCCCGTTTCATATTttaagtcatttgacttttttccgaATCAaattctttaagtttgaccaagcttatagaaaaatatagtagtattttcaacacaaaacaaacatattatcaaaatatattcaatgttagatttagtgaaactaatttaatattttagatattgctaatttttactacaaacttggtcaaacttaacaaaatttgaatagaaaaagtcaaacaacttataatatgaaacggagggagcaatTGTTATGGAGGACATTTACTCTGTTCATTTTGACACGTTAACTACTGAACTTAAAGCTTCCTAACAGACTCCAGCTGTTGTAAATTAGCTTGCAATAGCATCAATACTACTGGAAGAGGGAAGTGCTTATGGGACGTACTGCGCAAATTGCATGTGTTGCAAAATCCATTTTGACTAGGTCTATAAGTTCTAAAAAATTACTAGGGCATATTCAATAGTCTGCACTCATGAAAAATTTCAAGACCAAAGTCAACCTCATTTGATATATTTGAAAAGGATGAATACTTAGTAAACAGTGTCAAGTTTTGTTCACTGA
Coding sequences:
- the LOC4332024 gene encoding uncharacterized protein At5g39570, producing MASYDGGGDGHRGRPPPQQHRPSSGGGGGGGSGDLASSAKLVAEAAKSVFQDHNLEKVDKGRVAGAAAELLHAASQYGKLDGKPAGNYLEKAEEYLHQYGRKEGSAGSGGGGKYQDEGGEGKYKKKPGHGGGRYEEEEEEDYKKKPTSGGGGGYGGGRYEEEDNYKKKPTSGGGGYGGGMYEEEDDYKKKPSSGGGGGYGGGRYEEEDEYRKKPSGGGYGGGRYEEEEDDYMKKPSAGAGGYGGGGRYEDEYKKKPGGGHGGGRYEEDDEYNKKPSGGYGYGASSGGGHGGRYEEDDYKKKPSAHSGGGGGRYEEEEGYKKPSGHGGGRYGKEEEEDDKKKKKHGEGSEGGMGDYLKLAQGLMKKQGGEGESGGGGMGDYLKLAEGFLKKR
- the LOC4332025 gene encoding uncharacterized protein, translated to MLGLRGLVAASPVTAPRCRGRCSAATAATSAPEKTAGHVGRLPLAIVPAAAASLSLVLWSSPVHAGIMSGFKGMESVPGPDLPRVEFLEKWNAENQKKYAEFDSRFKSSQVLKDLLEKSKQNKLKNEREIQDKYCLRGAEWGVGDCSTEGMSDQEKEDFIAELKKRTGQE